In Ostrea edulis chromosome 4, xbOstEdul1.1, whole genome shotgun sequence, a single window of DNA contains:
- the LOC125670058 gene encoding sodium-independent sulfate anion transporter-like isoform X2, with protein MSRDAGEREPLLGNQSRQRTSSNYYGESSESSSGPRQQEEDSMGMTVAIKKAAKKQLDACCSKDNLKTKFPITKWLPEYSFRNLQCDAIAGLTVGLTVIPQGLAYAKIANLPPQYGLYSAFMGCFVYCFFGTAKDITLGPTAIMSLMTATFATSKIENDATYAIVLCLITGCVQLLLGLLNLGILVNFISYPVINAFTSAAAITIGFGQVKGVLGLSHIPRDFPEMVYETCKKIPETNVWDLTLGLASLVLLFLLKKIRNIKWNDDPDGPGPHCCVAICRYILWIVGTASNAIVVVSASGVAAILISQGKNDTLSITGHLKPGLPDFRAPDFSYSRDNITITTSDIFSDIGAGFGIVPLLGLVELIAIGKAFARQNNYKIYPSQELIAIGLANIISCFVGSYPVTGSFSRTAVNSQSGVKTPFSGIFTGALIVLALYTLTPLFYYIPKAALSAVIIFSVMQMVDVMIVKKLWKVNKIDLIPLFITFLSCLGVGMEAESGGVKVVKIDHGLLFPAVEYVQERLIEENEAEGKNNSMVLDCSHVSAVDYTSIQGITELILDFKRRNAKLVFAGFSKSVLEHLQRAEIPELVVSSTVQEGCKLIQEELTPEFPEVQHTKIDFSSHL; from the exons ATGAGTCGCGACGCTGGGGAACGAGAACCTCTTCTGGGAAACCAGTCCAGGCAGAGAACCAGTTCAAACTATTACGGAGAAAGCAGCGAGAGCTCCAGCGGACCCAGACAGCAGGAGGAGGACAGCATGGGAATGACGGTGGCTATCAAAAAAGCGGCCAAGAAGCAGCTAGATGCCTGCTGTAGCAAGGATAACCTGAAAACCAAATTTCCTATTACTAAATGGCTCCCTGAATACAG TTTTCGAAATCTTCAATGTGATGCGATTGCTGGACTGACCGTCGGACTGACGGTCATACCTCAGGGATTGGCTTATGCTAAAATTGCAAATCTTCCACCACAG TATGGACTTTACTCTGCCTTCATGGGCTGCTTTGTGTACTGTTTCTTCGGGACTGCTAAGGACATCACCCTCGGACCAACGGCCATCATGTCTCTCATGACAGCGACCTTTGCCACATCAAAAATTGAGAATGACGCCACCTATGCTATTGTGCTCTGTCTGATTACCGGTTGTGTTCAGCTGTTGCTTGGGTTACTTAACTTAG gAATCTTAGTGAACTTCATTTCATACCCTGTGATCAACGCATTTACCTCGGCAGCTGCCATCACTATTGGTTTTGGTCAAGTGAAG GGAGTTCTAGGATTATCTCACATTCCAAGAGATTTCCCAGAAATGGTGTATGAAACCTGCAAGAAGATTCCTGAAACCAA TGTCTGGGATTTGACCTTGGGATTAGCTAGTCTTGTCTTGCTGTTTCTGCTCAAG AAAATTCGAAATATCAAATGGAATGATGATCCTGATGGTCCAGGACCACATTGCTGTGTGGCAATTTGTCGCTATATTTTGTGGATTGTTGGCACTG CTTCCAATGCCATTGTTGTCGTCTCAGCTTCTGGTGTGGCAGCCATTTTGATCAGTCAAGGAAAAAATGACACGTTGTCCATCACTGGTCACTTAAAGCCAGGACTCCCCGACTTCAGGGCACCTGATTTCTCCTACAGCAGGGATAACATCACCATAACCACCAGCGACATCTTCTCA GATATTGGTGCCGGTTTTGGAATAGTACCACTTCTAGGACTGGTGGAACTTATAGCCATTGGAAAAGCATTTG CTCGACagaataattataaaatttaccCTAGTCAGGAGCTCATTGCAATAG gTTTAGCCAATATCATAAGCTGTTTTGTTGGGTCATACCCTGTCACAGGTAGCTTCTCCAG aactGCTGTTAATTCTCAAAGTGGAGTGAAAACCCCATTTTCAGGAATATTCACAG GTGCCCTTATCGTCCTGGCATTATACACATTAACACCATTGTTCTACTACATTCCCAAGGCTGCTCTGTCTGCTGTGATAATATTTTCTGTGATGCAAATGGTGGATGTGATGATCGTAAAGAAACTTTGGAAAGTTAATA AGATTGACCTAATTCCATTATTTATAACATTTCTATCCTGCCTGGGGGTCGGAATGGAG GCAGAGTCTGGTGGGGTGAAAGTAGTGAAAATTGACCACGGCTTGCTGTTTCCTGCAGTGGAATATGTACAAGAACGActtattgaagaaaatgaagctG AAGGCAAGAATAATTCCATGGTGCTGGACTGCAGCCATGTATCTGCAGTCGACTACACTTCAATACAG GGCATTACGGAGTTGATACTAGATTTCAAGAGAAGAAATGCCAAGCTAGTGTTTGCTGGTTTTTCA AAAAGTGTGCTGGAACATTTACAGAGAGCAGAGATTCCGGAGTTGGTTGTGAGTTCAACCGTCCAAGAGGGCTGCAAACTGATACAAG AAGAGTTAACGCCGGAATTCCCCGAGGTTCAGCACACAAAGATCGACTTCAGTTCTCATCTGTGA
- the LOC125670058 gene encoding sodium-independent sulfate anion transporter-like isoform X1, whose protein sequence is MSRDAGEREPLLGNQSRQRTSSNYYGESSESSSGPRQQEEDSMGMTVAIKKAAKKQLDACCSKDNLKTKFPITKWLPEYSFRNLQCDAIAGLTVGLTVIPQGLAYAKIANLPPQYGLYSAFMGCFVYCFFGTAKDITLGPTAIMSLMTATFATSKIENDATYAIVLCLITGCVQLLLGLLNLGILVNFISYPVINAFTSAAAITIGFGQVKGVLGLSHIPRDFPEMVYETCKKIPETNVWDLTLGLASLVLLFLLKKIRNIKWNDDPDGPGPHCCVAICRYILWIVGTASNAIVVVSASGVAAILISQGKNDTLSITGHLKPGLPDFRAPDFSYSRDNITITTSDIFSDIGAGFGIVPLLGLVELIAIGKAFARQNNYKIYPSQELIAIGLANIISCFVGSYPVTGSFSRTAVNSQSGVKTPFSGIFTGALIVLALYTLTPLFYYIPKAALSAVIIFSVMQMVDVMIVKKLWKVNKIDLIPLFITFLSCLGVGMEYGILIGIGVSLIILLYPSARPKVKAESGGVKVVKIDHGLLFPAVEYVQERLIEENEAEGKNNSMVLDCSHVSAVDYTSIQGITELILDFKRRNAKLVFAGFSKSVLEHLQRAEIPELVVSSTVQEGCKLIQEELTPEFPEVQHTKIDFSSHL, encoded by the exons ATGAGTCGCGACGCTGGGGAACGAGAACCTCTTCTGGGAAACCAGTCCAGGCAGAGAACCAGTTCAAACTATTACGGAGAAAGCAGCGAGAGCTCCAGCGGACCCAGACAGCAGGAGGAGGACAGCATGGGAATGACGGTGGCTATCAAAAAAGCGGCCAAGAAGCAGCTAGATGCCTGCTGTAGCAAGGATAACCTGAAAACCAAATTTCCTATTACTAAATGGCTCCCTGAATACAG TTTTCGAAATCTTCAATGTGATGCGATTGCTGGACTGACCGTCGGACTGACGGTCATACCTCAGGGATTGGCTTATGCTAAAATTGCAAATCTTCCACCACAG TATGGACTTTACTCTGCCTTCATGGGCTGCTTTGTGTACTGTTTCTTCGGGACTGCTAAGGACATCACCCTCGGACCAACGGCCATCATGTCTCTCATGACAGCGACCTTTGCCACATCAAAAATTGAGAATGACGCCACCTATGCTATTGTGCTCTGTCTGATTACCGGTTGTGTTCAGCTGTTGCTTGGGTTACTTAACTTAG gAATCTTAGTGAACTTCATTTCATACCCTGTGATCAACGCATTTACCTCGGCAGCTGCCATCACTATTGGTTTTGGTCAAGTGAAG GGAGTTCTAGGATTATCTCACATTCCAAGAGATTTCCCAGAAATGGTGTATGAAACCTGCAAGAAGATTCCTGAAACCAA TGTCTGGGATTTGACCTTGGGATTAGCTAGTCTTGTCTTGCTGTTTCTGCTCAAG AAAATTCGAAATATCAAATGGAATGATGATCCTGATGGTCCAGGACCACATTGCTGTGTGGCAATTTGTCGCTATATTTTGTGGATTGTTGGCACTG CTTCCAATGCCATTGTTGTCGTCTCAGCTTCTGGTGTGGCAGCCATTTTGATCAGTCAAGGAAAAAATGACACGTTGTCCATCACTGGTCACTTAAAGCCAGGACTCCCCGACTTCAGGGCACCTGATTTCTCCTACAGCAGGGATAACATCACCATAACCACCAGCGACATCTTCTCA GATATTGGTGCCGGTTTTGGAATAGTACCACTTCTAGGACTGGTGGAACTTATAGCCATTGGAAAAGCATTTG CTCGACagaataattataaaatttaccCTAGTCAGGAGCTCATTGCAATAG gTTTAGCCAATATCATAAGCTGTTTTGTTGGGTCATACCCTGTCACAGGTAGCTTCTCCAG aactGCTGTTAATTCTCAAAGTGGAGTGAAAACCCCATTTTCAGGAATATTCACAG GTGCCCTTATCGTCCTGGCATTATACACATTAACACCATTGTTCTACTACATTCCCAAGGCTGCTCTGTCTGCTGTGATAATATTTTCTGTGATGCAAATGGTGGATGTGATGATCGTAAAGAAACTTTGGAAAGTTAATA AGATTGACCTAATTCCATTATTTATAACATTTCTATCCTGCCTGGGGGTCGGAATGGAG TATGGTATATTGATCGGGATCGGAGTTTCGTTGATTATTCTTCTGTATCCTTCTGCGAGACCAAAAGTGAAG GCAGAGTCTGGTGGGGTGAAAGTAGTGAAAATTGACCACGGCTTGCTGTTTCCTGCAGTGGAATATGTACAAGAACGActtattgaagaaaatgaagctG AAGGCAAGAATAATTCCATGGTGCTGGACTGCAGCCATGTATCTGCAGTCGACTACACTTCAATACAG GGCATTACGGAGTTGATACTAGATTTCAAGAGAAGAAATGCCAAGCTAGTGTTTGCTGGTTTTTCA AAAAGTGTGCTGGAACATTTACAGAGAGCAGAGATTCCGGAGTTGGTTGTGAGTTCAACCGTCCAAGAGGGCTGCAAACTGATACAAG AAGAGTTAACGCCGGAATTCCCCGAGGTTCAGCACACAAAGATCGACTTCAGTTCTCATCTGTGA